In one window of Limnothrix sp. FACHB-406 DNA:
- a CDS encoding GAF domain-containing protein, which yields MTFAGTGSFLASLTRPDRVGLLTQRVQDLPVAEFVCLLDFITAEFQQFLRAFDLVNNAALESILEQILDALTLKIGLILQAERTTIFLLDPDRAELWARPNGDQVPESDEIRIPLNVGITGRSAATGEVVNMANVQQAAGFELAFDGLGDRPTEALLCMPIRSTDGAVVAVVQLLNKTTAPAFDREDEARFREFAESIGIILESCQSFYQAARNQRGVAALLKVTTLFAQTGLELDRVLQAVMAEARDFMQAEYGTLYRLDRDTGRLRTTFEDGRSLEVSSDRGLVGHVVRKGQPLNLSHAPSHEDFDALLDRPHGLNTRNALCLPIFDPSGQLIGVSQLLNRKQGNFTASDEAFMRAFNTQAGIALENARLFDSVLTEQQYQKDILRSLSNGVISTDLQGRVVTINEAALELLGCPVRRDGMAGRRSIQTIWEQQLLKRPVWEIIPIESLETRLKDSLSTGARHRVPEQALRVGRYFSPQEGTVWVVPQGNNQVRLWNDPARPLEYLNPDDMQLFDRNVNLAVNPLTDLDGKVRGGLVVLEDISREQRLKATMSRYMTPEVAERAVELGADMLTGERKDVTILFCDIRGYTSLAEALDATEVVALLNQYFETMVEAIFDRKGTLDKFIGDALMAVFGAPLPLEEDHAWLAVLTALDMRDRLKVFNRALVATDRPPLRVGIGISSGEVIVGNIGSRRRMDYTAIGDAVNVSSRLEGLTKEYGCDIILSEATYERCADRLWVRELDRVRVKGRTKPIRIFELIGDRARPLSFEDETFLEQYELGKEAFNRFHFHKAMVHFAAAQQLRPHDHSVKLHIERATQYLDCPPPEYWDGVFNTPNM from the coding sequence GCAGTTTTTGCGCGCCTTTGATTTGGTCAATAATGCGGCGCTCGAAAGCATCTTGGAGCAAATTCTCGATGCCTTGACCCTCAAAATTGGGCTGATTTTGCAGGCGGAACGCACCACCATTTTTCTGCTGGATCCCGATCGCGCGGAACTCTGGGCCCGACCCAATGGCGATCAAGTGCCTGAGTCCGATGAAATTCGGATTCCTCTGAACGTGGGCATTACGGGCCGATCGGCTGCCACGGGTGAAGTGGTGAACATGGCCAATGTGCAGCAGGCGGCGGGGTTTGAGCTGGCCTTTGATGGTCTGGGCGATCGCCCCACGGAGGCCTTGCTCTGTATGCCCATTCGCAGCACCGATGGGGCCGTGGTGGCCGTGGTGCAACTGCTGAACAAAACCACTGCGCCAGCCTTTGACCGCGAAGACGAGGCCCGCTTTCGGGAATTCGCGGAATCGATCGGGATCATTCTGGAAAGTTGCCAGTCTTTTTATCAGGCGGCTCGCAACCAACGCGGGGTGGCGGCGCTGCTGAAGGTCACCACCCTGTTTGCCCAAACGGGCCTGGAGTTGGATCGGGTTTTGCAGGCGGTGATGGCGGAAGCCCGCGACTTTATGCAGGCGGAATATGGCACGTTGTACCGGCTCGATCGGGACACGGGCCGGCTGCGCACCACCTTTGAAGACGGGCGATCGTTGGAGGTGTCGAGCGATCGAGGTTTGGTGGGCCATGTGGTGCGCAAGGGACAGCCCCTGAACCTGAGCCATGCCCCTTCCCATGAAGATTTTGATGCCCTGCTCGATCGCCCCCATGGCCTGAACACTCGCAATGCCCTCTGCTTGCCGATCTTTGACCCCTCGGGGCAACTGATTGGCGTGAGTCAACTACTCAACCGCAAACAGGGCAACTTCACCGCTTCCGATGAAGCCTTTATGCGGGCCTTCAACACCCAGGCCGGCATTGCCCTGGAAAACGCCCGTCTCTTTGACAGCGTACTCACGGAACAGCAGTACCAAAAAGACATCCTGCGCAGCCTGTCCAATGGCGTAATTTCCACCGACCTGCAAGGGCGAGTGGTGACAATCAACGAAGCCGCCTTGGAACTGCTGGGCTGTCCGGTGCGGCGGGATGGGATGGCGGGCCGCCGCAGCATCCAGACCATTTGGGAACAGCAACTCCTGAAACGGCCCGTGTGGGAAATTATCCCGATCGAGTCCTTGGAAACACGCTTGAAAGACAGCCTCAGCACTGGCGCACGCCATCGGGTTCCTGAGCAGGCCCTGCGGGTCGGGCGCTACTTCAGCCCCCAAGAGGGAACCGTCTGGGTTGTGCCCCAGGGCAACAATCAAGTGCGGCTGTGGAACGATCCGGCCCGCCCGCTGGAGTATCTGAATCCCGATGATATGCAACTGTTCGATCGCAACGTCAACCTAGCCGTGAATCCCCTGACGGATTTGGATGGCAAAGTGCGGGGCGGTTTGGTGGTGTTAGAAGACATCAGCCGCGAACAACGACTCAAAGCCACCATGTCTCGCTACATGACCCCTGAAGTGGCCGAACGGGCCGTGGAACTGGGGGCAGACATGCTGACCGGTGAGCGCAAGGATGTGACGATCCTGTTTTGCGATATCCGGGGCTACACCAGCTTGGCTGAGGCTCTGGATGCCACGGAGGTGGTGGCCCTGCTGAATCAATATTTTGAAACCATGGTGGAGGCCATTTTCGATCGCAAGGGAACGCTCGATAAGTTCATTGGCGATGCGCTGATGGCGGTCTTTGGTGCGCCGTTGCCCCTCGAAGAGGACCACGCTTGGCTAGCGGTGCTGACGGCTTTGGATATGCGCGATCGCCTGAAAGTGTTTAACCGAGCCTTGGTGGCTACCGATCGACCGCCCCTTCGGGTTGGCATCGGCATCAGCTCCGGCGAAGTGATTGTGGGCAACATCGGTTCCCGACGGCGCATGGACTACACCGCGATCGGGGATGCCGTAAACGTCAGCTCCCGCCTGGAAGGGCTGACCAAAGAATATGGCTGTGACATCATCCTCAGCGAAGCCACCTACGAGCGCTGTGCCGATCGGCTCTGGGTGCGCGAACTCGATCGGGTACGGGTGAAAGGCCGCACCAAACCAATTCGCATCTTTGAACTGATTGGCGATCGCGCCCGTCCCCTCTCCTTTGAAGATGAAACCTTCCTGGAGCAATACGAACTGGGCAAAGAAGCCTTTAACCGCTTCCATTTCCACAAAGCCATGGTGCATTTTGCCGCCGCCCAACAACTGCGGCCCCATGATCATTCCGTGAAACTCCATATAGAACGGGCAACCCAGTATCTGGATTGCCCGCCCCCGGAATATTGGGATGGGGTGTTTAATACCCCCAACATGTAG